The Neorhodopirellula lusitana DNA window GGACTTCTTGCGTCGAGAGTTTCCCGATCAATACGCTGGCGGTAGCAGCGGCGGAAACAGCCTACCCTCGTTGTGGAAGTGGACGACCTGGGGAATGCTTGCTCTACTCGCAATCTTTTGGCTTCTCTCCATTCTCTGATCTCGATTATGTTGCCTACTCCCGCCCACATCGTTCTCTATCAACCTGAGATCCCACAGAACACTGGAAACATCGGTCGCACCTGCGTTGCGGTGAACGCCAAGTTGTGGATTGTCGAGCCAGCATCGTTTTCATTTGATGAGAAACGCCTGCGCCGCGCCGGCCTGGATTATTGGCAGCACCTCGATATCGAAATGGTTCCTGACTGGGAAACCCTGACTAGCAAACTGGACCCTGCCCGCTTTCATTTCCTTTCCAAGTTTGCCAAACGCATGCTCTGGGACTGCGAGTTGCAGGTCGGTGACGTCTTCGTGTTCGGTCAAGAAACCAGTGGGCTGCCTGAAGAGATTATGTCCCCGACTGACCCGCGATCGGTTCGGTTGCCCACTGATCCCAAAGTGCGAAGCCTCAATCTGGCGACGACGGCCGGGATCGTTCTGTATGAACATCAACGACAGTGTTATCAACGCAACCCGAGTGATTTTGCGGCAGCCCCCAACGCTTGAGCTGGTTGTTGCTGTAACGGAAGTGCGTTCGTTCGCCTGGGCGAAATTTCACATCACGTCGACGTCCGGCGGTATGATATTGGGGAACCGACTTAGTCGCTTTGGCGAGCCATTAGACGCTTTTCACTGAATAGGAAATGATCGATCCATGATCCTGATCGGCACGATGAATTTGACGCGGACTCGTGAGACGGGCGTTTTCTATTGCCCGACCTGCAACGTATCGCAGCCCTATCGCTTACGTGCCCGGCGTCCTTTTTTGACGCTGTATTTCATTCCAACGGTCCCAATTGGGAATCCGGAG harbors:
- a CDS encoding tRNA (cytidine(34)-2'-O)-methyltransferase, with the translated sequence MLPTPAHIVLYQPEIPQNTGNIGRTCVAVNAKLWIVEPASFSFDEKRLRRAGLDYWQHLDIEMVPDWETLTSKLDPARFHFLSKFAKRMLWDCELQVGDVFVFGQETSGLPEEIMSPTDPRSVRLPTDPKVRSLNLATTAGIVLYEHQRQCYQRNPSDFAAAPNA